In Phycisphaerae bacterium RAS2, the DNA window TGGACATCCTGCACATCGGACTCGCGGGGTTCTTCGCCGTCGCGTGCGGCACGCTCGCCCTGCTCGCGTCGAACCATCTTCGGAGTTCCACCGCGCTCGGCACCATCGGCTTGGTGTTTGTCGTACCGCTCGCCGGCCTGTGGCGCGCGACGCTCGCCGAATCAGCGGCCGTCGAGGACCGCCGTCCTTTCACCTTGCGGCGCGCCGTGCGGTTTTCGATTGTCAGTTGCGGGGCGTGGCTTTTGCTCGGATTGCTGTTCGCGCTCGGCGGCGGACCGGTGAGTTGGGAAGGCTACGCACTGATCGGGGCCGCCCTCATGCTGCTGCTGCTTTCGAGCTACCTCCTTTACCTACGATCCCTGGCCCGGCGAACCTACGATCGCGAACTATCCACGTCCTTCACCGGCGTAATTGGAGGCTGGGGAGTGACATGCGTTGGCGCCCTGGTCCTGACTGCCTGTTACTTCTACCAGGTTCCCAGGTCCGTGCTCGTAAGGACATTGGTCGGCGCGGCGACCTGCCTCGGTCCCTTTTCTCTGCTCATGCTCATCGCCATGACGCCGGCCCTGCTCCTGCCTTTCCGAGAGCGGCTTGCGCGCATCGCCGACATGGCCGCGGACACCCGGCGCAAGGCCGAGGCGGGCTGGACACCCATGTGACTTGGCAAACGATCCAATGCGCATGAGCCGGCGAGTTAATCACGCGTGCCGCGCCAGCACCTGCGCGAAGCGCCAGACTTCGTGATACGTGTTGTACAGCGGCACCGGAGCCACCCGGATGACATTCGGCTCGCGGAAGTCGGCCTTCACGCCGGCCGCTTCCAGCGCGTGGAACAGTTCCTTCGGCCGCTCGTGCGCGAGGATCGAAAGTTGGCAGCCGCGGTGGTCCGGCTGACTGGGCGTGATGACCTCGTACCGCTGCGACGGCATGCGATCCAATAGGTATTGCAGGTACCCGGTGAGCCGCAACGACTTGGCCCGCAGGTTGCCCATCCCCGCTTCGTCGAAGATCGCCAGCGACGCGCGAAGCGGCGCCATCGACAGGATCGGCGGGTTGCTCACCTGCCAGGCGTCGGCCCGTGCGACCGGCACAAACTCCTCATTCAAATGCATGCGGAAACGCGTCGCCGGGTCGTTGCCCCACCAGCCGGCGAAGCGGTCCAGCCGCGGGTTGGCGTGATGGCGCTCGTGGACAAACGCGCCGGCGACGGCCCCCGGCCCGCTATTTAGATATTTGTAAGAACACCACGCCGCGAAGTCCACGCCCCACTCGTGCAGCGCGAGCGGCACGTTGCCCGCTGCGTGCGCCAGGTCCAGCCCGACGACGCAGCCCTCATCCCGCGCGACGGCCGCGATGCGCTGCATGTCAAACACCTGCCCGGTGAAATAATTCACGCCCGAAAGCAGGACGAGCGCGACGCGGTCGCCGTGGTCCTCCAGCTCCGACTCGATGTCTCCGGGGTGGATGAACGACTCGCCCTCGCGCGGGCGGATGATCGCCAGCGCGTCGTCCGGATCG includes these proteins:
- the kynU gene encoding Kynureninase — protein: MKTAQTPPDPAFAPEEAAALALDAGDPLARFRERFEIPPGPDGRPVIYFCGNSLGLMPRAARDAVTQELDDWARLAVDAHFEGRSPWYSYHEQFREPAARLVGAKPAEVVLMNSLTVNLHLLMVSFYQPTHTRYKILMEDAAFPSDTYAAASQLRFHGHDPDDALAIIRPREGESFIHPGDIESELEDHGDRVALVLLSGVNYFTGQVFDMQRIAAVARDEGCVVGLDLAHAAGNVPLALHEWGVDFAAWCSYKYLNSGPGAVAGAFVHERHHANPRLDRFAGWWGNDPATRFRMHLNEEFVPVARADAWQVSNPPILSMAPLRASLAIFDEAGMGNLRAKSLRLTGYLQYLLDRMPSQRYEVITPSQPDHRGCQLSILAHERPKELFHALEAAGVKADFREPNVIRVAPVPLYNTYHEVWRFAQVLARHA